CGGGCCGGTGGATTTCACGCGCGGCAGCCAGGGCATCACCGGCGCGGTGACCAATGATGCGCCGGTATTGGTGAAACTGTTTGGCGGCACCTTCAAGGACATGCCGGACACCTGGCGCAACGCCAGTCCAATCATTTACGCCAGCGCGAAATCCGCCCCCTGCCTGATTGTGCAAGGGGATAAAGACACTCTGGTGCCCATGGCGCAGTCCGAAAGCCTGTTCGCGGCGATGAAAAAAGCCGGCGCCCCGGTGGAACTGATCGTCATCAAAAATGGCGGGCACGGTTTAAAAGAAGCCCCCGGTGATCCCCCCGCCGAGCCAAATCAAAAAGCCATTCAGGCGGCGGTGCAGGCGTTTTTTGATACGCATCTGAAGGCAAAGTAGCGGGCCCTTCACATCCCAAAGGTGATTCCATCCGATGACGGCTGGAACTGCGCCGCAGAACGTCGCTCCCTTCGCCCTTCACTCGTAGCGTAAAGCGACAATCGGGTCGAGCCGTGAGGCGCGAAACGCGGGAATCAACCCGGCAATGACACCCGTGATGGCGCTGAACGCAAACGCAACGAGCATCGCCTCAACGGTGATGATGGGCGTGTTGGCGGAGGGGGTCAGGATTTGCAGCAGTTCGACAAATCCGTACGATGTCCCCATCCCCATGGCACCACCGAGGAGGGAGATGACCACGCTTTCGACGAGGATTTGAGAGAAGATGGCGAAGGTGCTGGCGCCAATCGCCTTGCGCAGGCCGATCTCGCGCACCCGCTCCGTGATGCTGGCGAGCATGATATTCATGATGCCGATGCCGCCCACCAAAAGGCTGATGGCCGCAATAATGCCGCCGCTCATCCGGGCGTTGCGGATGGCGATATTAATGTTTTCGACCGCGGTTTCCTGCGTTTGGAAGGTAAAGTCCTCGATGCCGCTGTGGGTCAGCATCATCACGTTGCGCGCCTGCTGCAAGGCGGTGTCCATTTTTTCCAAGCCGGCCACCTTGATATCAATATCGGTCAGGCGCGGATCGGGAACGTTATTCGTGCCGGTGGAGGCGCGAAACCGCAGCCACATGGTGTTCAGGGGAATATAGGCGGTGTAATTCTTGCGTTTGAACGCCCAGCCACTTCCGCCCTGCCCGTGGCCACGCCGACGCGCCACGCCGGTGGCTTGTTTTTCTTCTAACTCCCCGCGCGCCTTCATTTCCCGCAGCTTGCGATCCGTCTCGCTTTCATAAAGTTGAAGCATGCCGACAATAAAAAATGGCTGGCCATTGATAAACACGCTCTCGCCCAGCGGCACGATTTCCCGGCCAGTCTCCTCCGGCGAGCCGAATAATTCATCCCGCAGGCCGGTACCGATCACGCAGACGTTTTGCGCCAGTTCGTCATCGAGATCCGTGAAAAATCGGCCGTGTTCAACCACATGCAGGTTCATGTCCAACACCGCGGGCCAGACGCCCACCAGTTCGCTGGGGGCCACCGATTTGCCATTGCGGGTCAGCAACGCACCGCGCAAGGCCATTTCCGGAGAGATGCAGGTCAGCAGCGGCGCGCTTCGCTTGAGGGCATAAACATCCCGGATGGTGCGCCCGGGCGCTTGGTCGGCCTTGTATTCCTGATAGGGGGGGACTTCCTGATCCTGGGTCAGCGCCTTATCCAAGCCGCCCATGGCGATCAGCGCCTCTTTCATGCCGTTCTCCATGCCTTTGACAATGGCCGACATGCCCACCAAGCTGGAGACACCCAGGATAATGCCCAGCATCGTCAGGAGTGAGCGGAATTTATGCGCCCAAATCTCCTTCAACCCAACCACCATGGCATTAAATAGGTACATCGTGCAGTCTATCTTCGCTATACTGACGTTTGGCGGCGGAGAAAATTCAGCTCTCGATCAATACTTCCCGCACCGTATCGGGGTTGGCGGGGTCATGCGCCTCGGAGTTGAAGCCGATGGAGAGAGTGGCGCGCGTGCCGGTGTTTTTTGAGGCGTGCGGCAAACCGGCGGGCAGATAAAACTTCCAGGCCTGCCCTTCAGGCACCTGGTAATCCTCGATTTTCCCGGCGCGCTTGATCCGTACCAGCATCGGCCCGTTCATCACGGCGATTTCCGCCCCGCGTACGTGATAGTGGTTGCCCCGAACCGTGCCGGGCTCGAACGTCACCACATGTACATTCCGCTGCATCCGAATTTCCTCTTCGGTCAACGGTTCAAACAACATCCCGCGCGCATCGGCGAACGTCTTCAGCGGGCGGACGGCAAATTCATTAAACGACATAGCGAGGAGAAAGTAGCCGATGCCCGGCGGAACAAAAGTTAAAAATTTGGTGTCCGCAACGCGAAGCTTGGGTTATCGTGCGTCATGCGCGTATTAATTATAGGTTGTGGTTATGTCGGGCTACCGCTGGGGGCGGCCCTCGTAAAGTTGGGCCATGAAGTCCACGGCGTGCGCCGGTCCGCCGGTGGCGAAGAGGCGTTGACCGCCGCCGGGATTCAGCCGCACGTGGCGGATATTTCCGTCGCCGCGGATTTGCAGCAATTACCCGGTCCGTTTGACTGGGTCGTGAATTGCGTGTCTTCCACCAAAGGCGGCGTGGACGAGTATCGGCAGGTTTACCTGGACGGCACGCGCAACCTGATCGCCTGGCTGGCCCCGCAGCCGCCGAAGAAATTTGTCTTCACCAGCAGCACGAGCGTTTACGGGCAGACCGATGGCTCGGCGGTGAAGGAAGAGAGTTCCACCCGCCCGAGCAGCCCCACCAGCCAATTGCTATTGGAGACGGAGCGGCTGCTCCAGACCGCCGCCCGGCTCAAGCAACTACCCGCCGTGATCCTGCGCGTCGCCGGCATTTACGGGCCCGAGCGCGGCCACTTGTTTTTGCAATATTTGCGCAACGAGGCGCGCCTTTACGGCAAGGGCGAGCGCTATATCAACATGATTCATGTGGACGACGTAGTGGGCGCCATCATCGCCGCGCTGAAAAGCGGGCGCGCCGGGGAAATTTACAATACTGCCGATGATGAACCGGTCACCCAGTTGCATTTCTTTCAATGGCTATCCCAGACCCTGGGCAAATACCCCCCGCCCCAAGCCACGGCGGAGGAGGACGCCGCCCGGAAGCGCGGGCTCACCCATAAGCGCGTCTCCAACCGCCGGCTTAAGATGGAGATGGGCTATCCTTTCAAATACCCCACCTTTCGCCAGGGGTACACCGCAGAGATTCAGCGCTTGTACGACCTGGGCGTGATCGAGGTCTCCCGCGATCCGCGCTGAAATATAGATAACTTAAATGCGCATCGTGCGCTCCCGCCGCTTCCGTATTTTGCGCCGGACGCCAACGACTCACCAGCAACCCATCATCCGCTCCCTCAGCCGCAGAACGGACCTCCTCTCCCTGAGGGAGAGGAAAGAGGTGAGGGGGTATGAAACTCTGGGAATTTCCCCACCGTCAAATTCCATCGCCTCGCTGAAGGTCCGCCGCGCAATCCTGAATGTTGGGAGCGTTATATAGCTCCATACCCCCTCACCCTAGCCCTCTCCCTTGGGGAGAGGGAATGCCGCTCGCGGCGTGGTGATAATCCCAATGTCATCCGTGCGCTCCCGCCGCTTCCGTATTCTGCGCCGGACGCCAACGACTCACCAGCAACCCATCATCCGCTCCCTCAGCCGCAGAACGGTCCTCCTCTCCCCAAGGGAGAGGAAAGAGGTGAGGGGGTACGGAACGCTGGGAATTTCCCCACCGTCAAATTCCTCCGCGCCGTTATATTTGAGACTCCTTACGTCGTCACCTACATTCGGATTTGCTTCCTTGGGCGCTGGGAGGGGTGGATTTTGGGCTGGAATCGCGTGGTTTTGGAGCTTTATGGCGGGTTTCAATGCAGGAATTAAGCGGTTCCAGATGGCCATGAAAAGATTTTTGAAAATATTTCTTGCGCCGTTCCGGGCACTTCCGGTAAAGAATCCGTGTTCCTTAAAAATGAAGCTCGTAGTTCAGGTGTCCGGCGGCAAAACGCAAGAGCCCTTGGAGCGCTCTACGCCGCAGCCGGTTGGAAGTTTAAGATTGCGGGTTTATGGGTCGGTGGTTGGACATTTTACGGCAGGGTTTGGTTCGGTGGCCGAGATTCGTGGATCGGAGCCAAGCCGCGCTGCGTTGCATTTCTCCCCTTGGGCGGTTCTCCCGCGCAGTTCCAGTCCTCATCGTCCCCGTTCCAAGGCGCAAGGTCAGATTTCTCGCCCGGAACTCCGGGGGTTTGGGTTGATCCCCCGGAGTTCCGCCTTAGTTCTCCCAGATTCTGCCGTTTCTCCCCGGAGTTCTGCCGTCCAACCCCCAGGAAGTGCGGCGGAACCCCGGAGAATTATCGCGGAACCCCCAAGAAGTGCGGCATTTCTCCCAAGAAGTATCGTAGAACCCCGGAGAAATACGGCGCAACCCCCAAGAAGTGCGGCAAAACCCCCGAGAAGTGCGGCACTTCTCCCGAGAAATATGCCGGAACCCCCGAGAAGTGCGGCAGAACTCCCAGGAAGTGCCGCAGAACCCCGGAGAAACAGGGCGGAACCCTCGGGAAGTGCGGCGGAACTCCCGAGATGTGCGGCAGTTCTCGCAGGAAATAGGGCGGAACCCCGCCGCTCCAGCCCGGAATCCCGGCCCGCCAAGGCAAAAATTTCACATTTTGGGGCGCAACACCGCAGTTTTGCCCCCCAACCGCGCACTTCCGACCGGGAACGGCGCGGTTTACCCCCATTTCAGCCCGCATAAACCTATGAGTAACCCATGGCTGCCACGGTTCGACGACGGTGTGGTCCGATTAGACGCGGGCTGGAGGTTCCCCACCGCCGAAGAAATCCAGGCCGCCGCAATGCAGAAGTTCGAAAGCGGACCTATGAAAAAACAAAAATGGTATCCAACGCGGGCCGGCGACCAAGTGCTTTGGCTCGATAACTTCGGGCCCAAATACGCCATCCGTGGCCCCCAGGTCGGCATGCTCCAGGCAAACGTGGACGCCACGGTGGCCGGGGTGCGCTACCTTTCCCATGCCATCTCGGCATGGCTGCCCGCCGTCCGCGCCTTTGGCCATTCCGGCACCGAGACGCTGGATTTGCTGGCCAACGGCAGCGGCCCCTCCGCGCTGGTGCTGCCGGTCTTCACCCCGCCCGCGCTGCCCAATGGAGTGGTGCCGGTGCCGCCCGGCGTGCTGGTGCGCCTGTTTGCGGAAGTGGCCGAGTTCAAGACCAAGCCCGGCTACACGGAAGCCATCGGCAAGGACCTCGGGATCGTGGCCGCGGAAGACACCTCGGTGCATGCCGCGCCGACCATTCACTTGGAGACGCAGGCCGGTCAAACCTGCCAATTGGTCAAAGTGGTTTTCGTCAAGTACGGCCACATGGGCGTCTATATCGAGAGTCGCCGGAACAACGGCGCTTGGGAATTCCTGGCCATTGACACGCATTCGCCGTACCTCGACGAGCGTCCGCTGCTGGTCGCGAGCGCGGCGGAGACCCGCGAATACCGCGTGCGCTTCTGGGATAAGGGCGAGCCCACCGGCGATTGGTCGGACGTGGCCAAGATCGCGATTTCAGCCTAAAGAAAAGTATTAAGGATTAAGGATTAAGTATAAAAGCCAAGCCATGGGGCGCTGGGAACTTCCCGGCGCCCCATGTTGCATTTCAGCGGGGGCGCGGGGGATTTTTGCCGAAAGATTCAGACTCCTTACGTCGTCTGCTACGGGGAAAGGAGACGGCTTCCCCTACTCTGCTTTCTCGGGGGCGTCCGGCGCGGTGCCGGTGGCGGTCAGGTCGTTGACGATGTAGGGCTCGAATTCGGCGCGGAGATGCGGCGGGATGCGCACCTTGAAGCGGGCCTTGGGGCCGCCGTATTTAACGTCGGTGATCTGGGCGGCCTGGTGCAGAATGGAGATGGCGTGGGCGTGGCTGTGCGGGATCGCGAGTTCCAAATAAAGCCGCACGGGGCGCAGGCGGATGCCCAGTTCGGCGAGCAGGGCCGCGACGCCTTCGCCGGTCTTGGCGGAGAGGAAGACGGAGTTCGGAAAGAGTTCGCGGTAGTTCTGGCAGATGCCGCGGTCCTCGAAGCGATCAAGTTTGTTGAAGACCATCAGGATGGGCTTGTGCGCCGCGCCGATCTCGTTGAGCACTTCGTTGACGGCGAGGATTTGCTCCTTGGCCTGCGGGTGGCTGAGATCGGCGACGTGCAGCAAAAGATCGGCCTGGACGACTTCCTCGAGGGTGGCCTTGAACGCCTGCACGAGGCCGTGCGGCAGTTTGCGGATGAAGCCGACGGTATCGGAGAGGAGGACGTTCTGATTGGTGGGCAAATGGAGCCGCCGCGTGGTGGGGTCGAGCGTGGCGAAGAGTTTATCCTCCGCCAGCACGCTCGCGCCCGTCAGAGTATTGAGCAGGGTGGATTTGCCGGCGTTGGTGTAGCCCACAATGGAGGCGAGCGGCCAGAGATTACGCTGGCGGCCATTCCGCTGCGTGGCGCGCTTGTTGCGGACGTGGTCCAACTCCTCCCGGATGGTGTCAATGCGTTCCTGGGTGCGGCGGCGGTCGGATTCAAGCTGCGACTCGCCCTCGCCCGCGCGCATGCCGATGCCCCCAGCCTGGCGGGAGAGGTGGCTCCAGAAGCGGGTGAGGCGCGGGAGAAGATACTCCAACTGCGCCAGCTCAACCTGGAGCTTGCCCTCGCGGGTGCGGGCGCGCTGGCCGAAGATCTCCAGGATCAGCGCGGTGCGGTCGAGGATTTTGCAGCCGAAGATCTGCTCCAGGTTGCGGCCCTGGGAGGAGCTGAGTTCATCGTCGAAGATGATTGTGTCCACGTTGTTCTCCTCGCAAAACTTGGCGAATTCCTCCGCCTTGCCGCGCCCGATGTAAGTGCCGCTGGTGGGCGTCTCCATTTTCTGCGCCCCCTGCCCCACGACGACCGCGCCCGCCGTGACGGCCAGCTCGGCGAGTTCAGCGAGGGAATCCTTGACCTCCAGCCCGGTGCGCGCCTTGAGTTCAGCCCCGATGAGGAAGACGCGGCGCGTGCGCTTCGTGGCGATGTCAATGAGTGCTTTCAAAGGCGCGGGATATTTTTAGGGCGGCGGGTCGCCGGCTCAGGCGCGACCGCCAAAGGAGACGTAATCGTCCAGGTCCAGGAGTTCAAACCAGGAACTCAGGTCCTCGCGCTTGGGGGCGAGCTTCTGATGGCATTCCTGGTAGAACTCGCGCATCTCGACGGCCATGGGACCGCGGCGTTCCTGGCTGGCAGACCAGCCCTCGATAGCCGCAAGGTTGGGTTTGGCGGTGGAATTAGCGATGATCCAGGCCAGCACGTCGCCATCGCCCGCGCCGGTGGCGACCTGCGCCTTGAGGGCGTCGGCGTCAATCCCGGCAAAGGTGAGGAACTGCTGATCCAGCGGGCAGTTGTAATGGTACTCGCCGATCTTGCCGCCCAGCAGGGCGCGGCATTTGTCCAGCATACGCGGGAGGATGACGAATCCGCCGAGCTTGACGCGCGCGCTGCGGGGGGCTTGCTTGGTGAGGTCCACTTTGAGGAGTTTCATAGTAGTATTATTGGGTTACACGGTTCAGACGGGCGCCGGAACGGGGCCGGGAAAAACGGGAGGCGGATGGGCGGGGCTGGCTCAATTGACTTTTTCCACCGCATTGAAGTAGTTCTGGAGCGCCTCGCGGTACTCGGAAGGCAGCACGCGGCCGGAGCCGCCCGCGCTGCCCTTATCCACCTTGCGCGCGCCGCCGGTCTTGCCGCGGACGTCGCCGGTGTAAGGCGTGTTGGGCCGCTCGGAGCCGTAATTACCGGTGTTGCCGCCGGGCGATTGGGCGTTGGGATCCTTGCCCTCGCCCATCTGCGGCTTGCCTTGTCCCATGGCGAGCATTTGCATGAAAGCCATCATCCCCTGCTGCTGGCCCTGGCCCTTACCTTGCTTGGAATCCGGCATCATCTGCTTGATGGCTTCGTCAAGCAGGTTCATGGCGTCGCTCTGCGCGTTGTAGGCGGGGTCATCGGTGCGGGGGCGCTTGAGATGTGAGGCGGCGTCATCCATGGCCTCGTTGGCGTCGTTCATACGCTCGCGGGGCTTGTCGAAAAGACGGTCTTTCTTGAGGCGCTTCAGTTCCTTGCTGGCCCCCTGCTGACGGTCGGCGAGCTTGGCGGTGTCCTGCGCGTAATTTTCCTTGCCCTTGCGGAGCTGCTCCATGAGGCGGGTTTGTTCACGCAGGGTTTCCTGCGTCTCGCGGATGCGCAGGAGGGCGAGCATCTTCTCCAAATCCTCCTCGGACATCTTCTTATCCCCGCCGCCGCCACCGCCGCCGCCGTCATCGTCCTTCTTCTCGCCGTCGAGCTTCTCGGCCCATTGGAAAAACTTCCCGGCGAGCTGCTTGCTCTGGGCCATGGCCTGGGAACCGATGTTCTCCTTGAT
The nucleotide sequence above comes from Verrucomicrobiota bacterium. Encoded proteins:
- a CDS encoding ABC transporter permease, translating into MYLFNAMVVGLKEIWAHKFRSLLTMLGIILGVSSLVGMSAIVKGMENGMKEALIAMGGLDKALTQDQEVPPYQEYKADQAPGRTIRDVYALKRSAPLLTCISPEMALRGALLTRNGKSVAPSELVGVWPAVLDMNLHVVEHGRFFTDLDDELAQNVCVIGTGLRDELFGSPEETGREIVPLGESVFINGQPFFIVGMLQLYESETDRKLREMKARGELEEKQATGVARRRGHGQGGSGWAFKRKNYTAYIPLNTMWLRFRASTGTNNVPDPRLTDIDIKVAGLEKMDTALQQARNVMMLTHSGIEDFTFQTQETAVENINIAIRNARMSGGIIAAISLLVGGIGIMNIMLASITERVREIGLRKAIGASTFAIFSQILVESVVISLLGGAMGMGTSYGFVELLQILTPSANTPIITVEAMLVAFAFSAITGVIAGLIPAFRASRLDPIVALRYE
- a CDS encoding cupin domain-containing protein is translated as MSFNEFAVRPLKTFADARGMLFEPLTEEEIRMQRNVHVVTFEPGTVRGNHYHVRGAEIAVMNGPMLVRIKRAGKIEDYQVPEGQAWKFYLPAGLPHASKNTGTRATLSIGFNSEAHDPANPDTVREVLIES
- a CDS encoding SDR family oxidoreductase, which encodes MRVLIIGCGYVGLPLGAALVKLGHEVHGVRRSAGGEEALTAAGIQPHVADISVAADLQQLPGPFDWVVNCVSSTKGGVDEYRQVYLDGTRNLIAWLAPQPPKKFVFTSSTSVYGQTDGSAVKEESSTRPSSPTSQLLLETERLLQTAARLKQLPAVILRVAGIYGPERGHLFLQYLRNEARLYGKGERYINMIHVDDVVGAIIAALKSGRAGEIYNTADDEPVTQLHFFQWLSQTLGKYPPPQATAEEDAARKRGLTHKRVSNRRLKMEMGYPFKYPTFRQGYTAEIQRLYDLGVIEVSRDPR
- the hflX gene encoding GTPase HflX, with translation MKALIDIATKRTRRVFLIGAELKARTGLEVKDSLAELAELAVTAGAVVVGQGAQKMETPTSGTYIGRGKAEEFAKFCEENNVDTIIFDDELSSSQGRNLEQIFGCKILDRTALILEIFGQRARTREGKLQVELAQLEYLLPRLTRFWSHLSRQAGGIGMRAGEGESQLESDRRRTQERIDTIREELDHVRNKRATQRNGRQRNLWPLASIVGYTNAGKSTLLNTLTGASVLAEDKLFATLDPTTRRLHLPTNQNVLLSDTVGFIRKLPHGLVQAFKATLEEVVQADLLLHVADLSHPQAKEQILAVNEVLNEIGAAHKPILMVFNKLDRFEDRGICQNYRELFPNSVFLSAKTGEGVAALLAELGIRLRPVRLYLELAIPHSHAHAISILHQAAQITDVKYGGPKARFKVRIPPHLRAEFEPYIVNDLTATGTAPDAPEKAE
- a CDS encoding DUF5069 domain-containing protein gives rise to the protein MKLLKVDLTKQAPRSARVKLGGFVILPRMLDKCRALLGGKIGEYHYNCPLDQQFLTFAGIDADALKAQVATGAGDGDVLAWIIANSTAKPNLAAIEGWSASQERRGPMAVEMREFYQECHQKLAPKREDLSSWFELLDLDDYVSFGGRA